In Rhododendron vialii isolate Sample 1 chromosome 9a, ASM3025357v1, the following are encoded in one genomic region:
- the LOC131301709 gene encoding PHD finger protein MALE STERILITY 1, with the protein MSHLDLSSCKKRRRGERVFKFKTFGEKGHPVDWDGDGVFVENVKALLEFGNIESGLCSGSGGVTGWSFPLEVHRHPPVHVMLFVVEEPLEMLLDRHCKHCQYVGWGHHMICNKKYHFLLPFKDTADPTKGKSNLLELKAHIMHGVFHSNGFGHLLCFNGLEMGSDLPGYRIMEFWDRLCSGLRARKVSLSDDSQKKGMELRLIHGVGYGEPWFGRWGYGFGRGTYGVTLQMYQKAIEALQTMPLCLLAHHLGNSNHEFTSLISRYQTLSSHSLATLGDLFHFMLELKSRLPKERYNSSNGGILVENTCRWSPKRVEMATRVIVEALKRAEFRWVSRQEVRDAARAYIGDTGLLDFVLKSLGNHIVGNYLVRRSLNPVTKVLEYCLEDISNSFLNQEGLSLGDSKTKARYMITRVQLMKDLFYLYKYILREQNPTMTMGIFATIPIASRIILDTKYLIKEYYGDLPSKLEAGITSECTINSTIALRNNNCADGSIKNVMAPYECFRLNSNATIDELKLHVEKRFGEIYWGLRSFVAQSVLNVNAKGSDSVFGLVEVGGKVVFEGRNEEGGTTNDNIFEGNETTKMVVDCGCGAKKNDGERMVTCDICEVWQHTRCVRIPNDQEIPTIFLCSRCEQDILLFPNSLP; encoded by the exons atGTCTCATTTGGACCTGAGTTCATgcaagaagaggaggagaggggAGAGGGTCTTCAAGTTCAAGACGTTTGGCGAAAAAGGCCACCCTGTGGATTGGGACGGTGATGGCGTGTTTGTAGAAAATGTCAAGGCTCTTTTGGAATTTGGGAATATAGAAAGTGGATTGTGTAGTGGGAGTGGTGGTGTCACTGGATGGTCGTTTCCGCTAGAGGTCCACCGTCACCCTCCGGTTCACGTAATGTTGTTTGTTGTGGAAGAACCGTTGGAGATGTTGCTTGATCGGCACTGTAAACATTGCCAATATGTAG GCTGGGGGCATCATATGATCTGCAATAAGAAATATCATTTCTTGCTGCCTTTCAAGGACACAGCTGATCCAACAAAGGGTAAGTCAAACTTACTAGAATTAAAGGCCCATATAATGCATGGTGTCTTCCATTCTAATGGGTTTGGGCATTTGCTCTGTTTCAATGGGCTGGAAATGGGCTCGGACTTACCCGGATACCGGATCATGGAGTTTTGGGATCGACTCTGCAGTGGATTAAGAGCAAG GAAAGTGAGTTTAAGCGACGATTCACAGAAGAAAGGCATGGAATTGAGGCTAATCCATGGAGTAGGGTATGGCGAGCCGTGGTTTGGTCGATGGGGCTATGGATTTGGGCGTGGAACCTATGGTGTGACCCTGCAAATGTACCAAAAGGCCATAGAAGCCCTACAAACCATGCCATTGTGCTTGCTTGCTCATCATCTTGGCAACTCTAATCACGAATTTACTTCCCTAATCTCTAGGTATCAAACACTTTCGAGCCATTCATTGGCGACACTTGGCGATCTATTCCACTTCATGCTCGAGCTTAAATCGCGCCTTCCAAAAGAGAGATATAATTCATCTAATGGGGGAATTTTGGTGGAAAATACTTGTAGATGGTCGCCTAAAAGAGTAGAAATGGCTACTAGAGTTATTGTTGAAGCCTTAAAAAGAGCTGAATTTAGGTGGGTTTCGAGGCAAGAGGTTAGGGATGCTGCTCGCGCCTATATTGGTGACACTGGTTTATTAGATTTTGTGTTGAAGTCGCTTGGAAACCACATAGTGGGAAATTATTTGGTCCGTCGCAGCTTAAATCCTGTCACCAAAGTACTCGAGTATTGCCTCGAGGACATCTCCAATTCATTTCTCAACCAAGAAGGTTTGAGTTTGGGTGATTCAAAAACAAAAGCTCGGTACATGATCACGCGGGTACAGCTCATGAAGGACTTGTTTTActtgtacaagtacatccttagAGAGCAAAATCCAACAATGACCATGGGGATATTTGCTACAATTCCAATAGCTTCAAGGATCATTCTTGACACCAAGTACCTCATCAAAGAATACTATGGGGATTTGCCCTCAAAATTAGAAGCAGGAATCACATCAGAATGCACGATCAATTCAACAATTGCATTGAGGAACAATAATTGCGCAGATGGAAGCATAAAAAATGTGATGGCACCATACGAGTGTTTCAGATTGAATAGCAATGCCACAATTGATGAGCTCAAACTGCATGTGGAAAAGAGGTTTGGAGAGATCTATTGGGGATTAAGGAGCTTTGTGGCACAATCTGTACTCAATGTGAACGCCAAGGGATCAGACTCTGTTTTCGGGCTAGTTGAAGTCGGGGGAAAAGTCGTTTTTGAGGGGAGAAACGAAGAGGGAGGAACTACGAATGACAATATATTTGAAGGTAATGAAACTACTAAAATGGTTGTGGATTGTGGTTGCGGAGCCAAAAAGAATGATGGGGAAAGAATGGTTACGTGTGACATTTGTGAAGTTTGGCAGCACACTAGGTGTGTTCGGATTCCGAATGATCAAGAAATTCCAACCATATTTCTGTGCAGTAGATGTGAGCAAGATATTTTGCTCTTCCCTAATTCTTTGCCATAG
- the LOC131300815 gene encoding protein BASIC PENTACYSTEINE2-like, whose translation MDDDGGLNMRNWGYYEPSSLKGHLGLQLMSPMAERDTKPFLSGRDHHAALLNSNRAFHPRDCVVSEPALHMDYMRGSWINQRDRYLNMLPGNPNFGMMPNPEPSSSHPMHILQPPDSPEDPRVGIEDQGITKEAGSSKKRKSGNTPKTPKPKRKKGPSVPKENGNSSLKRVKAPQKSMDVVINGIDMDISGIPIPVCSCTGTRQQCYRWGCGGWQSACCTTTISIYPLPMSTKRRGARIAGRKMSLGAFKKVLEKLAAEGYNFSNPIDLRTHWAKHGTNKFVTIR comes from the coding sequence ATGGACGACGACGGAGGATTGAATATGCGGAACTGGGGCTATTATGAGCCTTCGTCCCTCAAAGGGCATCTTGGTCTGCAGCTCATGTCGCCTATGGCAGAGCGAGACACAAAGCCTTTCTTATCTGGGCGTGATCATCATGCTGCGTTATTAAACTCCAATAGAGCATTCCACCCTCGCGATTGTGTGGTTTCTGAGCCGGCTTTGCACATGGATTACATGAGGGGCAGTTGGATAAACCAGCGAGACAGATATCTGAATATGTTACCAGGAAATCCTAATTTTGGAATGATGCCCAATCCGGAACCTTCCTCAAGTCATCCCATGCATATTTTACAGCCTCCTGATTCGCCAGAGGATCCAAGGGTGGGCATTGAAGATCAAGGGATCACAAAGGAAGCTGGCTCTTCGAAAAAGAGGAAAAGTGGAAACACCCCAAAAACCCCTAAACCAAAGAGGAAGAAAGGGCCCTCTGTGCCTAAAGAGAATGGAAATTCTTCACTTAAACGAGTGAAAGCACCTCAGAAGAGCATGGATGTTGTCATAAATGGAATCGATATGGACATTTCAGGTATACCCATACCCGTTTGCTCATGTACAGGGACCCGTCAACAGTGTTACCGATGGGGATGTGGCGGTTGGCAATCGGCTTGTTGTACTACAACTATATCCATTTACCCCTTGCCAATGAGCACAAAAAGACGTGGAGCAAGGATAGCTGGAAGGAAGATGAGTCTTGGTGCATTCAAGAAGGTTTTGGAGAAACTTGCGGCAGAAGGCTACAATTTCTCCAACCCGATTGATCTGAGGACTCACTGGGCAAAACATGGTACCAACAAGTTTGTGACAATCAGGTAG